In a genomic window of Flammeovirga agarivorans:
- the porQ gene encoding type IX secretion system protein PorQ: MRNNFFSLNLFILFISSITVSYAQLGGVDAFNFLTVPTNARQVGLGGFLITSGLDDPNAMFYNSALLGEESVDKVVFNYYDYHTTAGMTSLGYAKQLGGGIVGFGMAYMGYGEFDGFDQNGNYTGTYNANDYWLQGSYTYKQGVFSFSANMKFAASKIESYKANALMFDMNGAFIHPTKDLVVGLSVKNAGFVMRQYQPNDTSELPFDTQLGLSFKPERMPLRFSVTYHHIHQFDITYTDTSLKGEQDAFGNDLYKEPTFADKLSRHFAFGGEFVLGKVVNVRAGYNVMRRKEMITQGVKGMAGMSLGAALKIKKHIDFGYSVAWYHVAGPTNSLSLSIATKGWDKRKKTVIE; this comes from the coding sequence ATGAGGAACAATTTTTTTTCGTTAAACTTATTCATCTTATTCATTTCGTCTATTACCGTTTCTTATGCTCAGCTTGGTGGAGTTGATGCATTTAATTTTTTGACAGTACCTACCAATGCAAGACAAGTAGGATTAGGCGGATTTTTAATCACATCAGGCTTAGATGATCCCAATGCGATGTTCTACAATTCGGCTCTATTAGGAGAAGAATCTGTGGACAAAGTCGTATTCAATTATTACGATTATCATACTACTGCAGGTATGACCTCTTTAGGTTATGCCAAACAGTTGGGTGGTGGAATTGTGGGCTTTGGTATGGCATATATGGGGTATGGTGAATTTGATGGATTTGACCAAAACGGAAATTATACTGGTACTTATAATGCCAATGACTATTGGCTGCAAGGTAGTTATACTTACAAACAAGGTGTTTTTTCTTTTTCAGCCAATATGAAGTTTGCCGCTTCTAAAATTGAAAGTTATAAAGCTAATGCATTAATGTTTGATATGAATGGTGCTTTCATTCACCCAACAAAAGATTTGGTTGTTGGATTGTCCGTAAAAAATGCAGGTTTTGTAATGAGACAATATCAACCAAATGATACTAGTGAATTACCTTTTGATACCCAACTAGGACTCTCATTTAAGCCAGAACGTATGCCATTGCGATTTTCTGTGACGTATCATCACATTCATCAGTTCGATATTACGTATACAGATACATCCTTAAAAGGAGAACAGGACGCTTTTGGCAATGATTTATATAAAGAACCGACATTTGCTGACAAATTGTCACGACATTTTGCCTTTGGAGGTGAATTTGTATTAGGGAAAGTGGTAAACGTTCGCGCAGGATACAATGTAATGCGTAGAAAAGAAATGATCACTCAAGGTGTCAAAGGAATGGCAGGGATGTCATTAGGAGCAGCCTTGAAGATCAAAAAACATATTGACTTCGGATACAGTGTGGCTTGGTATCATGTAGCAGGACCTACCAATAGTTTAAGTTTATCCATTGCTACTAAAGGATGGGATAAACGTAAAAAAACTGTGATTGAATAA
- a CDS encoding SusD/RagB family nutrient-binding outer membrane lipoprotein: MKKINSIYKITPILFSLLFTVIIGCDNILDINKDPFAAGDDQVAEQPGLLMTTVMTSVSSDKVMETNLFNRWAQHYVGAGASVFSTADNYSVPTFPQTNTWSTFYVSVLKNASRGEALASEIGEVNTAAQFKIMQAFAFYHLTLMFEDVPFDEALNTNILFPESNDQANVLKGIVNLLDQAMNDIDVSNPEKISDEDLLFKGDLDKWLMFANSIKIKTLMVIAGQDASYASSRLETAFSQSHVEAIEDEVKLDYYEDLTNANQFYKLHYQFAGGQSLFFYASNPFIDLLRGTNDPRIDIFYDRPDGTSDQVPHRGVDPGARSAFTSTSVLSLHYISATSPDYWITAAELKLLRAEAILQGWLTGTTEDANGYYREGIVLNMVHLNTMATVQTSGRGITGAEYENYDSSLPNLQELAPANALKAVYQQGYIETFNRGIDSWTYVRRTNYPEDMPLPEDAAISNHITRLPYSPSEVSANPNSPSQKALDTPMWFMTSN; the protein is encoded by the coding sequence ATGAAAAAGATCAACTCAATATATAAAATCACTCCTATTTTATTTTCATTGTTGTTCACAGTGATTATAGGATGCGATAATATTCTCGATATAAATAAAGACCCATTTGCTGCAGGTGATGATCAGGTGGCAGAACAGCCAGGGTTATTAATGACAACAGTCATGACAAGTGTTTCTTCAGATAAAGTAATGGAGACGAACTTGTTCAATAGATGGGCACAGCATTATGTTGGAGCAGGTGCTAGTGTTTTCTCAACGGCAGATAATTATTCTGTACCAACGTTTCCTCAAACCAATACTTGGTCTACTTTTTATGTTTCAGTGCTAAAAAATGCCAGTAGAGGTGAAGCTTTAGCTTCTGAAATTGGTGAAGTGAATACTGCTGCTCAATTCAAAATTATGCAGGCATTTGCTTTCTATCATCTAACGTTAATGTTTGAAGATGTTCCATTTGATGAGGCATTAAATACAAATATTTTATTCCCTGAAAGTAATGACCAAGCGAATGTCTTAAAAGGTATTGTAAATCTATTAGATCAAGCAATGAATGATATAGATGTATCAAATCCTGAAAAGATTAGCGATGAGGATTTATTATTTAAAGGCGATTTAGATAAATGGTTGATGTTTGCCAATTCTATTAAGATTAAAACTTTAATGGTAATTGCTGGGCAAGATGCTTCGTATGCAAGTTCAAGACTTGAGACGGCTTTTTCACAATCACATGTTGAAGCAATAGAAGATGAAGTGAAATTAGATTACTATGAAGACCTAACCAATGCGAACCAGTTTTATAAGCTGCATTATCAGTTTGCAGGAGGTCAAAGTTTATTCTTCTATGCTTCTAATCCATTTATTGATTTACTGAGAGGAACGAATGATCCTAGAATTGATATTTTTTATGATCGACCTGATGGAACATCAGATCAGGTTCCTCATAGAGGTGTGGACCCTGGAGCAAGATCTGCCTTTACTTCTACTTCAGTATTAAGTTTACATTATATATCAGCAACTTCTCCTGATTATTGGATTACTGCTGCTGAACTAAAATTATTAAGGGCAGAAGCTATTTTACAAGGTTGGCTTACTGGTACAACTGAGGATGCTAATGGTTATTACAGAGAAGGAATCGTTTTGAATATGGTTCATTTAAATACCATGGCTACGGTTCAAACATCAGGAAGAGGTATCACGGGAGCAGAGTATGAAAACTATGACAGTTCTTTACCAAACCTTCAGGAATTGGCTCCAGCTAATGCTTTAAAAGCAGTTTATCAACAAGGATATATTGAAACATTCAATAGAGGTATTGATTCTTGGACATATGTTCGTCGAACAAATTATCCTGAAGATATGCCATTACCTGAGGATGCAGCCATTTCGAATCATATTACTCGTTTACCATATTCTCCTAGTGAAGTAAGTGCTAATCCTAATAGCCCAAGTCAGAAAGCTTTGGATACTCCTATGTGGTTTATGACATCTAACTAA
- a CDS encoding M16 family metallopeptidase has translation MIQFNEFVLDNGLKVYVHEDHHIASAVVNIMYDVGSRDENPNKTGFAHLFEHLMFGGSVNIPSYDTPLQKVGGTNNAFTSPDITNYYITLPAQNLETAFWLEADRMLSLSFDPKVLEVQRKVVIEEYKQRYINQPYGDVWHHLRELAYEKHSYNWPTIGKDISHIEEATMDDVKAFFQKYYVPSNAVMVVAGNVKLEEVKRLSEKWFASIPSGVKPERNIPVEPIQTAPKRKIVEESVPLDMLYKVWHMEGRTDESYYSTDLVSDLLGRGKSSVLYQKLVKNEQLFSGLSAYITGSFDPGLLCITGKMADGVTIEDAEAGLNDTLKEFSSKEIPTESLEKVKNQAEFSMTYGKTEILPRAMSIAFGATLGNPNLINEEEEKLRSVTVEEVTSKAKNILTEDNSSTLYYKAKK, from the coding sequence ATGATTCAATTTAATGAGTTCGTCCTTGACAATGGTTTAAAGGTGTACGTTCATGAAGATCATCATATTGCTTCGGCAGTAGTGAATATAATGTATGATGTGGGCTCGAGAGATGAAAATCCTAATAAGACAGGTTTTGCACACTTATTCGAACATTTAATGTTTGGAGGTTCAGTCAATATTCCTTCATATGATACTCCTTTACAGAAAGTTGGAGGAACTAACAATGCCTTTACTTCTCCTGATATCACTAATTATTACATCACACTTCCAGCTCAAAACTTAGAAACAGCTTTTTGGTTAGAAGCGGATAGAATGTTAAGCCTTTCATTTGATCCAAAAGTATTGGAAGTTCAAAGAAAGGTAGTGATAGAAGAATACAAGCAGAGGTATATTAACCAACCTTATGGTGACGTTTGGCATCATTTAAGAGAGTTAGCATATGAGAAGCATTCTTACAATTGGCCTACCATAGGCAAAGATATTAGTCATATCGAAGAGGCTACAATGGATGATGTTAAAGCATTTTTCCAAAAGTATTATGTACCCTCTAATGCAGTGATGGTGGTGGCTGGTAACGTTAAACTTGAAGAAGTTAAACGTTTAAGTGAAAAATGGTTTGCTTCAATTCCAAGTGGAGTAAAACCAGAAAGAAATATACCAGTAGAGCCTATTCAAACGGCACCAAAAAGAAAAATTGTTGAAGAAAGTGTTCCTTTAGATATGTTGTATAAGGTATGGCATATGGAAGGACGAACTGATGAAAGTTATTATTCAACAGATTTAGTGAGTGATTTATTAGGAAGAGGTAAATCTTCAGTTTTATATCAAAAGCTAGTTAAGAACGAACAGCTCTTCTCAGGTTTAAGTGCTTACATCACTGGATCATTTGACCCGGGATTATTATGCATTACCGGTAAAATGGCAGATGGTGTGACTATCGAAGATGCTGAAGCGGGCTTAAATGACACTTTAAAAGAATTCTCAAGCAAGGAGATTCCTACAGAGAGTTTAGAAAAAGTGAAAAATCAAGCTGAATTCTCAATGACATATGGTAAAACAGAAATTTTACCAAGAGCGATGTCAATTGCATTTGGAGCTACTTTAGGAAATCCAAATCTAATTAATGAGGAAGAAGAAAAATTAAGAAGTGTTACTGTAGAAGAAGTGACATCAAAAGCAAAAAATATACTTACTGAAGATAACTCATCAACTCTTTATTATAAGGCAAAGAAATAA
- a CDS encoding SusC/RagA family TonB-linked outer membrane protein, with amino-acid sequence MRLKTTLCLLLSLISMTFSLAQERLVTGNVTDGVKPLPGVTIVVQGTRRGAVSDIEGNYKIKLQSEDKVLEFNFIGMKSQVVEIGTRSKIDVVLEEDTEELDEVVVTANAIEREKRTLGYSVTSVKGEEVDRVKSTNFLNSLSGKVPGVQISQASSNPGGSTRIVIRGTNSLSGGNQPLIVVDGIPVSNTNVSTGSGIQGAFDAGNGAGEINPADIASVTVLKGASAAALYGSRAANGAIIITTKRGKESAGPTVSINSSVRVENPNRLPSFQNKYAQGYDGKYDKNAENGWGPIIDGQVVPMYDYESDINELPESEWPLQTLTAYPSNVEDFYETGTLFINSVDVSSATERGDYRLGFTSMNQKGIVPGAGLDRYTFAVNAGQQLSKVIKSRVGMNYVSSETKGSVSQGGNSPNVLTSIINGIPRTTPLERLQLVDGEQNPIGRFSNSPYWVAEKNGNDVNVNRFFGFGMLEAQATDWLSFRARVGMDYRADKRFAKSAKGTLGAINGSFTNDDMERTELTTSLMATIQKEFSEKFKLTAIVGHEYNQRVFKRNTLQASELSVSDLYTPTNAKNTTSTTDFVEQRLLGAYGDISLTYNNYLTLNVTMRNDWSSTLPKDNRSYFYPSASLSFVFSDAFNLHNDVFSYGKLRLSAAQVGNDTSPYQLDYYYYPRSSYFGQYGTTNNYPFNGQTAYSATNVIPPENLVPERQNSWEIGTELGFFNGRIGVDFTYYQIETKNQILAVPTPESTGYTTKRVNAGAVENKGIELLLSFIPVKTTEFEWNSQINFTRNQNMVTELTEGLEKLQIASGFNGVSVQAVPGQSLELQGVGFKRAPTGEILVDPNTGLRMQGDEETFGEIQPDFLLGFQNSFTYKGVTLNFLIDWNQGGKMISRTVGDLRYDGLAEETALNREQTFVDKNAYILNGDGSVTPNNIAVSQQDFWQAYSTSGVAEGSVFDKTYVKLREVSLAYTFPSTWIQKSNFIKSLSLGFEARNLWLIYSKIPHIDPETSLFQAASDASGAVEMGSLPSTRSFGGNIKIVF; translated from the coding sequence ATGAGACTCAAAACAACTCTGTGCCTGCTCCTCTCTTTAATCAGCATGACTTTTTCATTAGCACAAGAAAGATTGGTGACAGGTAATGTAACTGACGGTGTAAAGCCACTCCCCGGGGTAACTATTGTAGTTCAAGGAACTAGAAGAGGTGCCGTTTCTGATATCGAAGGTAATTATAAGATAAAATTACAATCAGAAGACAAGGTTTTAGAATTCAACTTTATCGGGATGAAATCTCAGGTTGTTGAAATCGGTACAAGATCAAAAATTGATGTTGTACTCGAAGAAGATACTGAAGAATTAGATGAAGTAGTAGTTACAGCCAATGCAATTGAAAGGGAAAAAAGAACTTTAGGTTATTCTGTAACTTCTGTAAAGGGTGAAGAAGTAGACCGAGTAAAGTCTACAAACTTTCTTAACTCTTTATCAGGTAAAGTTCCTGGTGTACAAATTTCTCAAGCAAGTTCAAATCCTGGTGGATCTACCAGAATTGTCATTAGAGGTACAAATTCATTGAGTGGAGGTAACCAACCACTTATTGTCGTGGATGGTATCCCTGTAAGTAATACGAATGTATCTACGGGTAGTGGTATTCAAGGAGCTTTTGATGCAGGTAATGGTGCAGGTGAAATCAACCCCGCCGATATTGCTTCGGTGACAGTCCTAAAAGGAGCATCAGCTGCGGCACTTTATGGATCAAGAGCTGCGAATGGAGCAATTATAATCACAACTAAAAGAGGTAAAGAGTCTGCTGGACCTACAGTGAGTATCAACTCAAGTGTAAGAGTAGAAAACCCAAATAGATTGCCATCTTTCCAGAATAAATATGCTCAGGGTTATGATGGTAAATACGATAAAAATGCAGAAAATGGATGGGGTCCGATCATAGATGGTCAAGTTGTTCCTATGTACGATTATGAATCTGATATTAATGAACTACCAGAAAGTGAATGGCCCTTACAAACGCTGACTGCTTATCCATCGAATGTAGAAGATTTTTATGAAACAGGTACTTTATTTATCAACTCTGTTGATGTATCTAGTGCGACTGAAAGAGGCGATTACCGTTTGGGTTTTACTTCGATGAATCAAAAAGGTATTGTTCCTGGTGCAGGGTTGGATAGATATACTTTCGCTGTAAATGCTGGTCAACAACTAAGCAAGGTGATTAAGTCTAGAGTCGGGATGAACTATGTAAGTTCTGAAACGAAAGGTTCTGTCTCTCAGGGTGGTAATTCTCCAAATGTGTTGACATCAATTATAAATGGTATTCCAAGAACAACTCCATTAGAAAGGTTACAATTAGTTGACGGCGAACAAAATCCAATTGGTCGTTTCTCAAATTCACCGTATTGGGTAGCAGAGAAAAATGGTAATGATGTAAATGTTAACCGTTTCTTTGGTTTTGGTATGTTGGAAGCACAAGCAACAGATTGGCTATCCTTCAGAGCAAGAGTTGGTATGGACTATAGAGCAGACAAGAGGTTTGCGAAATCTGCAAAAGGAACATTAGGTGCAATCAACGGTTCATTTACCAATGATGATATGGAAAGAACGGAGTTAACGACTTCGTTAATGGCAACTATTCAGAAAGAGTTTAGCGAGAAATTTAAGTTGACGGCGATTGTTGGACATGAGTATAACCAAAGAGTTTTCAAAAGAAATACTCTTCAAGCTTCAGAGTTGTCAGTGTCTGATTTATATACTCCAACAAATGCAAAAAACACAACGAGTACTACCGATTTTGTAGAACAGAGATTATTAGGAGCTTATGGTGATATATCACTTACTTATAATAATTACCTAACGCTGAATGTAACGATGCGTAATGATTGGTCATCAACTTTACCAAAAGACAATCGATCATATTTCTACCCTTCAGCTAGTTTGTCTTTTGTATTCTCAGATGCATTCAATTTACATAATGATGTATTCTCATATGGTAAATTAAGATTAAGTGCCGCTCAAGTAGGTAATGATACAAGTCCTTATCAATTGGATTATTATTACTATCCAAGGTCAAGTTATTTTGGTCAGTATGGTACCACAAACAATTATCCATTTAATGGACAAACAGCTTATTCGGCAACAAATGTGATTCCTCCAGAAAACTTAGTTCCTGAAAGACAGAATTCTTGGGAGATAGGTACAGAACTAGGATTCTTTAACGGTAGAATTGGTGTAGATTTTACTTACTACCAAATAGAAACAAAGAACCAAATTTTAGCTGTACCTACACCTGAATCAACAGGTTATACGACGAAAAGAGTCAATGCAGGTGCTGTAGAAAATAAAGGTATTGAATTGTTGCTTTCGTTTATTCCTGTTAAAACAACAGAGTTTGAGTGGAATTCTCAGATCAACTTTACCAGAAACCAAAATATGGTAACTGAGCTGACTGAGGGATTGGAAAAACTTCAAATTGCATCAGGCTTTAATGGAGTTTCAGTACAAGCTGTTCCAGGTCAATCACTAGAATTACAAGGGGTAGGTTTTAAAAGAGCACCAACAGGAGAAATCTTGGTGGATCCAAATACAGGCTTAAGAATGCAAGGAGATGAAGAAACATTTGGAGAGATCCAACCTGACTTCTTACTTGGCTTTCAAAATAGCTTCACTTACAAAGGAGTGACATTAAACTTCTTGATTGATTGGAATCAAGGAGGTAAAATGATTTCTAGAACAGTAGGAGATTTAAGATACGATGGATTAGCTGAGGAAACGGCACTAAATAGAGAGCAGACTTTTGTTGATAAAAATGCATATATCTTAAATGGAGATGGATCTGTGACACCAAATAATATTGCAGTCTCACAACAAGATTTCTGGCAAGCATATTCAACAAGTGGTGTGGCAGAAGGTTCTGTTTTTGATAAAACTTATGTCAAGCTAAGAGAAGTTAGTTTAGCTTACACATTCCCTAGTACATGGATTCAGAAAAGTAATTTTATCAAATCACTATCACTAGGTTTTGAAGCAAGAAACTTATGGTTGATTTATAGTAAGATACCTCATATAGATCCAGAAACTAGTTTGTTTCAAGCTGCAAGTGATGCTTCTGGTGCTGTTGAAATGGGTAGTTTACCTTCAACAAGAAGCTTTGGTGGTAATATTAAAATCGTATTTTAA
- the ruvB gene encoding Holliday junction branch migration DNA helicase RuvB, protein MREDYLKGDDAGYSDAEKDIERALRPLSFGDFTGQDQIVENLKIFVLAAKKRNEPLDHVLLHGPPGLGKTTLSNIIANEMEAEIKITSGPVLEKPSDLAGLLTNLEENDVLFIDEIHRLNPVVEEYLYSAMEDFRIDIMLDSGPNARTIQIDLNPFTLIGATTRSGLLTAPLRARFGINARLQYYDSALLSKIVKRSSAILNTPINEDAAFEIARRSRGTPRICNNLLRRTRDFAEIKGDGQITLDISKMALGALNVDQGGLDEMDNRILTTIIEKFKGGPVGISTIATACGDEAETIEEVYEPFLIQEGFIKRTSRGREVTMKAYEHLGIAPPSDGNQGSLF, encoded by the coding sequence ATGAGAGAAGACTATTTAAAAGGAGACGATGCAGGGTACTCTGATGCTGAGAAGGATATTGAAAGAGCATTAAGACCTCTGTCATTCGGTGACTTTACTGGACAAGATCAAATTGTTGAAAACTTAAAAATATTCGTTTTAGCTGCCAAAAAGCGTAATGAACCGCTTGATCATGTGCTTTTACACGGACCTCCCGGTTTAGGTAAAACCACCTTATCGAATATCATTGCCAACGAAATGGAAGCTGAAATAAAAATCACTTCAGGTCCTGTTTTAGAAAAACCTAGTGATTTAGCTGGCCTATTGACTAATCTTGAGGAAAACGATGTATTATTCATAGATGAAATACACCGTTTAAACCCTGTTGTAGAGGAATATTTGTATTCTGCTATGGAAGATTTTAGAATTGACATTATGTTAGATTCTGGTCCCAATGCAAGAACAATACAAATTGACTTGAACCCATTTACATTAATTGGAGCAACCACTCGATCAGGTTTATTGACTGCTCCTTTAAGAGCTAGATTTGGTATCAATGCCCGTTTACAATATTATGATTCCGCTCTGTTGTCTAAAATTGTAAAACGATCATCAGCCATTTTAAATACTCCTATAAATGAAGATGCTGCCTTCGAAATTGCAAGAAGAAGTAGAGGAACACCTCGTATCTGTAATAATCTACTAAGAAGAACTAGAGATTTTGCAGAAATCAAAGGTGATGGTCAGATTACATTAGATATTTCAAAAATGGCTTTAGGTGCATTGAATGTTGACCAAGGCGGTTTAGATGAAATGGATAACCGAATTTTGACTACAATTATAGAAAAATTTAAAGGTGGTCCTGTTGGTATTAGTACAATCGCTACAGCATGTGGCGATGAAGCTGAAACTATTGAAGAAGTTTACGAACCTTTCTTGATTCAAGAAGGATTCATTAAAAGGACATCAAGAGGTAGAGAAGTCACTATGAAAGCCTATGAACATTTAGGTATTGCACCTCCATCAGATGGCAATCAAGGTTCTTTATTTTAG
- the hslU gene encoding ATP-dependent protease ATPase subunit HslU, whose product MLENSNYLTPREIVQELDKYIIGQADAKKNVSIALRNRWRRMNVKGDLRKEIMPNNILMIGSTGVGKTEIARRLAKVAKAPFVKVEASKFTEVGYVGRDVESMVRDLVEQSVGMIKDQKKALVEEKTQQAVEDAILDALIPPLKGTPTTNANGEYLNQDHELNEKTRERFREKLRAGELEDRKIDVTVDKSSNSLGFVGGAPMDEGSMMNIQEMINGMLPKKTKKRKMTIEEARKILVDQESAKLIDMDEVKDEAVKLAENSGIIFIDEIDKVASGGSKQGADVSREGVQRDLLPIVEGSTVNTKHGVVKTDHILFIAAGAFHLSKPSDLIPELQGRFPIRVELQSLTNEDFKTILRQPKNALTKQYEALLDAEDVKLSFNEDALDEIASIAYEINVEVENIGARRLHTVMSHLLNDLLFDVPDVIGANAQIVVTKEMVNERLSGLVKNRDLSQYIL is encoded by the coding sequence ATGCTTGAAAACTCGAATTATTTAACACCAAGAGAGATAGTACAAGAATTAGATAAATATATTATTGGTCAGGCAGATGCAAAGAAAAATGTATCAATAGCGCTTAGAAACCGTTGGCGTAGAATGAATGTAAAGGGTGACCTTCGCAAAGAAATTATGCCAAATAATATATTAATGATTGGTTCTACTGGTGTTGGTAAAACTGAGATTGCAAGACGTTTAGCTAAGGTTGCAAAAGCACCATTTGTTAAAGTAGAAGCATCTAAGTTTACTGAAGTTGGTTATGTTGGTAGAGATGTTGAAAGCATGGTTCGAGACCTTGTAGAGCAATCAGTAGGGATGATTAAAGACCAAAAAAAGGCACTAGTAGAAGAAAAAACACAACAAGCTGTTGAAGATGCAATTCTTGATGCATTAATTCCACCATTAAAAGGAACTCCAACAACCAATGCGAATGGTGAATATCTAAATCAAGATCATGAGTTAAATGAAAAAACTCGTGAGCGTTTTAGAGAAAAATTAAGAGCAGGAGAATTAGAAGATAGAAAAATCGATGTCACTGTTGATAAAAGCTCAAACTCATTAGGTTTTGTAGGTGGTGCTCCAATGGATGAAGGTTCTATGATGAACATTCAAGAAATGATTAACGGAATGCTTCCTAAGAAAACGAAGAAACGTAAGATGACGATCGAAGAGGCGCGTAAAATCTTGGTAGACCAAGAAAGTGCGAAGCTGATCGATATGGATGAAGTGAAAGATGAGGCAGTGAAGTTGGCAGAAAACTCAGGTATCATTTTCATTGATGAGATTGATAAAGTAGCAAGTGGAGGTTCTAAGCAAGGTGCTGATGTTTCTAGAGAAGGTGTGCAAAGAGACCTTCTTCCCATCGTAGAAGGCTCAACAGTAAATACTAAACATGGTGTAGTGAAAACTGATCATATTTTATTTATTGCTGCTGGTGCTTTCCATTTATCTAAGCCTTCTGATTTAATTCCAGAGCTTCAAGGTAGATTCCCAATTAGAGTGGAGTTACAAAGCTTAACGAATGAAGATTTCAAAACAATCTTACGTCAACCTAAGAATGCTTTAACAAAACAGTATGAAGCATTATTGGATGCTGAAGACGTGAAGTTGAGCTTCAATGAAGATGCGTTGGATGAAATTGCTTCTATTGCTTATGAAATCAACGTAGAAGTTGAAAATATTGGAGCAAGAAGATTGCATACTGTAATGTCTCATTTATTAAATGATTTATTATTTGATGTACCAGATGTTATCGGAGCAAATGCTCAGATCGTTGTTACTAAAGAAATGGTAAATGAGCGTTTATCAGGTCTTGTGAAAAACAGAGATTTAAGCCAATATATCTTATAA